One Hippoglossus stenolepis isolate QCI-W04-F060 chromosome 22, HSTE1.2, whole genome shotgun sequence DNA segment encodes these proteins:
- the LOC118101789 gene encoding zinc finger protein 585B, whose translation MESPRCCEHEQPLLLPSLRLFIPPLRLVSAAMWQVVQRGNVHDYGMVEEFISTVTEIVPDLLNADQKAQLLLGLRARVVLELCQTEEIIDRETIELHLERIKALVSTWAAQPCFAAVEFPESNFVDQVELLLKDPEEREKFFQDVFPTDFGPEYDSALQVLMLDFLSRLEKLLPVPDIQQTASMLCAVPSALEECVHSVPDLQHLKTVLLYHTTLGHFDFSEETQTIPSSFGNCILSSLSLPQLEKVIIDADQIQLQPSSDQMQGCVTVQVEGETVTLLDYIHIEQPSGLDEPDDLEENDLNEEEIMSGDAMEEDDVGDTLKPAAFQPLKQSKRLQLKRKALKDKDSAAAKRQRKKYSSDKTCPVCNKIFLRAAAMRRHQEIHSTNRDLRYKCANCDKRFRDHYDMNRHNMRVHEKEDMGVNPPEDDPGEPCTSEMSDNKNCSLCGKYFARHVDMERHMNSHSEDRPYKCCYCEKKFKNPYVLKRHQKEICKSRELKKTKRKEAQQPNPPPLPPPPDGSTESKICPICSRVLPCTADIAKHLRSHSEERPFICITCEKGFKYKDTLKKHQIIHGHDGIREEQSKSVEQILAEADTQACEDNCSLDRKQSHLDLSADISEESPSAPKEKVTKKPLKVCPVCSRAFDSVKTLNRHIQCHTDDRPYHCVHCKKRFKHMHGLKRHQIYAICHKKINRFLWKKEPRAGSSQSDANGTDPPQGPPLKIPVWCSNCGKHFEFLSALKEHQENVCKVDVRDVMKCNECGKEFNSMTMLKVHQRIHDPLYCNECGKILANEPAFERHKLMHRPMQCTMCDKTFTLLRRLREHYEKQHDFTGPYPCAQCDKTFIQLPYLAIHQRIHKGEFPYICTLCPEKFRSSNCLTVHQRKHTGEKPFLCWQCGKCYRSASELTVHMGTHSEERPWACAQCDMAYRTKLQLTNHVEQIHMGVRYPCNSCGKQFMKETSLKRHELIHTGERPHQCTVCGKTFLTANELRLHNRYHTGERPYKCEVCGKAFIQSGYLKSHMRIHTGEKPFKCDLCNKGFRLSYHMKKHRRTHTGKPKSYMCEECGIAFLQKKSLWEHSLTHNVKLESAFTEEVRIEFQ comes from the exons ATGGAGAGCCCGCGCTGCTGCGAACACG AGCAACCTCTCCTGCTGCCGTCTCTGCGGCTCTTCATCCCGCCGCTGCGCCTGGTGTCTGCCGCCATGTGGCAGGTGGTCCAGAGGGGAAACGTGCACGACTACGGGATGGTGGAGGAGTTCATCAGCACCGTCACGGAAATCGTTCCCGATCTGTTGAACGCGGATCAGAAggctcagctcctcctgggaCTCAGAGCGCGG GTGGTTCTTGAATTGTGTCAAACTGAGGAGATCATCGACAGAGAAACCATCGAGCTGCACCTGGAGCGGATCAAGGCCCTCGTGTCCACGTGGGCAGCGCAG ccaTGTTTTGCAGCGGTGGAGTTTCCAGAATCAAACTTTGTGGATCAAGTTGAACTGCTGTTGAAAGaccctgaagagagagagaagtttttCCAG GATGTTTTCCCCACGGACTTTGGGCCTGAGTATGACAGCGCTCTGCAGGTGCTGATGCTGGATTTCCTGTCCAGACTGGAGAAGCTTCTTCCGGTTCCAGACATCCAGCAG actGCGTCCATGCTCTGTGCCGTCCCGTCTGCCCTGGAGGAGTGTGTCCACTCGGTTCCTGACCTGCAGCACCTGAAGACTGTTCTCCTTTACCACACGACTCTTGGACATTTTGATTTCTCTG AAGAAACTCAGACCATTCCATCTTCCTTTGGGAACTGCATCCTCTCCTCGTTGTCCCTGCCTCAGCTGGAGAAGGTGATAATCGACGCCGACCAAATACAGCTGCAGCCTTCGTCCGATCAGATGCAGGGTTGCGTGACCGTCCAGGTGGAGGGTGAGACTGTGACTCTGTTGGACTACATACACATTGAACAGCCGTCGGGTTTGGACGAGCCTGACGATCTGGAGGAAAATGACCTGAACGAGGAGGAGATTATGTCCGGAGACGCGATGGAGGAAGACGACGTCGGTGACACTTTAAAACCAGCAGCTTTTCAACCTCTGAAACAAAGCAAACGGCTGCAGTTAAAGAGAAAAGCTTTAAAAGACAAAGACTCAGCGGCGGCTaagaggcaaagaaaaaaatactccaGCGATAAGACGTGTCCCGTGTGCAATAAGATTTTCCTCCGAGCCGCAGCCATGAGACGACACCAGGAAATTCACTCCACAAACCGGGATCTCAGGTACAAGTGCGCCAACTGTGACAAGCGATTCAGGGACCATTATGACATGAACCGACACAACATGCGCGTCCACGAGAAAGAGGACATGGGCGTGAATCCCCCAGAAGACGACCCGGGGGAACCTTGCACCTCTGAGATGTCGGATAACAAAAACTGCTCTCTGTGTGGGAAGTACTTCGCCCGCCACGTCGACATGGAGCGACACATGAATTCCCACTCGGAGGACCGCCCGTATAAATGTTGTTACTGCGAGAAGAAATTCAAGAATCCTTACGTGTTAAAGAGACACCAGAAGGAGATCTGTAAGAGCAGGGagctgaaaaagacaaagaggaaagaggCGCAGCAGCCGAacccgccgccgctgccgccgcctccGGACGGGTCGACGGAGAGTAAAATCTGTCCCATCTGCAGCCGGGTCTTACCGTGCACGGCGGACATCGCAAAGCATCTGCGCTCTCACTCGGAGGAGCGTCCTTTCATTTGCATCACTTGCGAGAAGGGCTTCAAGTACAAGGACACGCTGAAGAAGCATCAGATCATTCACGGTCACGACGGGATCAGAGAGGAACAGAGCAAGTCGGTGGAGCAGATTCTGGCGGAAGCAGACACTCAGGCATGTGAGGATAATTGCAGCCTCGACAGAAAACAAAGTCATCTAGATTTATCAGCAGATATTTCTGAGGAGTCTCCTTCAGCACCGAAGGAAAAAGTCACCAAAAAGCCCCTGAAAGTGTGTCCGGTCTGTTCCAGGGCGTTCGACAGTGTGAAAACCCTGAACAGGCACATCCAGTGTCACACAGACGATCGTCCGTATCATTGCGTTCACTGCAAGAAGCGTTTCAAACACATGCACGGGCTGAAGAGACACCAGATCTACGCCATCTGCCACAAGAAAATCAACAGGTTCCTGTGGAAGAAGGAGCCGAGGGCGGGGTCCAGCCAGAGCGACGCGAACGGCACTGACCCCCCGCAGGGGCCCCCGCTGAAGATCCCTGTGTGGTGTTCCAACTGCGGCAAACACTTTGAGTTCCTGTCCGCCCTGAAGGAGCACCAGGAGAACGTGTGCAAGGTGGACGTGAGGGACGTCATGAAGTGCAACGAGTGCGGGAAGGAATTCAACAGTATGACGATGCTGAAGGTGCACCAGAGGATCCACGACCCGCTCTACTGCAACGAGTGCGGCAAGATACTCGCCAACGAGCCTGCGTTCGAGAGGCACAAGCTGATGCACCGGCCGATGCAGTGCACGATGTGCGACAAGACTTTTACTCTGCTGAGGCGCTTGAGGGAGCACTACGAGAAGCAGCACGACTTCACGGGCCCGTATCCCTGCGCACAATGTGACAAAACCTTCATCCAGCTGCCCTACCTCGCCATCCACCAGAGAATCCACAAAGGGGAGTTCCCTTACATCTGTACCCTGTGTCCGGAGAAGTTCAGGTCCTCCAACTGTCTCACGGTTCACCAGAGGAAACACACCGGGGAGAAGCCCTTCCTGTGTTGGCAGTGCGGAAAGTGTTACCGCTCGGCCTCAGAGCTCACGGTCCACATGGGGACGCACTCGGAGGAGAGGCCCTGGGCCTGCGCGCAGTGCGACATGGCGTATCgcacaaagctgcagctgacCAACCACGTGGAGCAGATCCACATGGGCGTGCGGTATCCCTGCAACAGCTGCGGGAAGCAGTTCATGAAGGAGACGTCGCTGAAGAGGCACGAGCTCATCCACACGGGCGAGAGGCCCCACCAGTGCACCGTGTGCGGGAAGACCTTCCTGACCGCCAACGAGCTGCGGCTGCACAACAGGTATCACACCGGGGAGCGGCCGTACAAGTGCGAGGTGTGCGGCAAAGCCTTCATCCAGTCGGGGTATCTGAAGTCGCACATGCGCATCCACACCGGGGAGAAGCCATTCAAGTGCGACCTGTGCAACAAAGGCTTCCGGTTGTCGTATCACATGAAGAAACACAGGCGGACTCACACCGGGAAGCCGAAGAGCTACATGTGCGAGGAGTGTGGGATTGCGTTCCTCCAGAAAAAATCCCTCTGGGAACATTCGCTCACTCACAACGTGAAACTGGAATCTGCGTtcacagaggaagtgagaaTCGAGTTTCAGTAG
- the igf1 gene encoding insulin-like growth factor I isoform X1, producing the protein MSSALSFQWHLCDVFKSAMCCISCSHTLSLLLCVLTLTPTATGAGPETLCGAELVDTLQFVCGERGFYFSKPGYGPNARRSRGIVDECCFQSCELRRLEMYCAPAKASKAARSVRAQRHTDMPRAPKVSTAGHKVDKGTERRTAQQPDKTKNKKRPSPGHSHSSFKEVHQKNSSRGNTGGRNYRM; encoded by the exons ATGTCTAGCGCTCTTTCCTTTCAGTGGCATTTATGTGATGTCTTCAAG AGTGCGATGTGCTGTATCTCCTGTAGCCACACCCTCTCACTACTGCTGTGTGTCCTCACCCTGACTCCGACGGCAACAGGGGCGGGACCGGAGACCCTGTGCGGGGCGGAGCTGGTCGACacgctgcagtttgtgtgtggagagagaggctTTTATTTCA GTAAACCAGGTTATGGCCCCAATGCACGGCGGTCACGCGGCATTGTGGACGAGTGCTGCTTCCAAAGCTGTGAGCTGCGGCGCCTGGAGATGTACTGTGCACCTGCCAAGGCTAGCAAGGCAGCTCGCTCTGTGCGTGCACAGCGCCACACAGACATGCCGAGAGCGCCTAAGGTTAGTACCGCAGGGCACAAGGTGGACAAGGGCACAGAGCGTAGGACAGCACAGCAGCCagacaagacaaaaaacaagaag AGACCTTCACCGGGACATAGTCACTCATCCTTTAAG GAAGTGCATCAGAAAAACTCAAGTCGAGGCAACACGGGCGGCCGAAATTACAGAATGTAG
- the igf1 gene encoding insulin-like growth factor I isoform X2: MCCISCSHTLSLLLCVLTLTPTATGAGPETLCGAELVDTLQFVCGERGFYFSKPGYGPNARRSRGIVDECCFQSCELRRLEMYCAPAKASKAARSVRAQRHTDMPRAPKVSTAGHKVDKGTERRTAQQPDKTKNKKRPSPGHSHSSFKEVHQKNSSRGNTGGRNYRM, encoded by the exons ATGTGCTGTATCTCCTGTAGCCACACCCTCTCACTACTGCTGTGTGTCCTCACCCTGACTCCGACGGCAACAGGGGCGGGACCGGAGACCCTGTGCGGGGCGGAGCTGGTCGACacgctgcagtttgtgtgtggagagagaggctTTTATTTCA GTAAACCAGGTTATGGCCCCAATGCACGGCGGTCACGCGGCATTGTGGACGAGTGCTGCTTCCAAAGCTGTGAGCTGCGGCGCCTGGAGATGTACTGTGCACCTGCCAAGGCTAGCAAGGCAGCTCGCTCTGTGCGTGCACAGCGCCACACAGACATGCCGAGAGCGCCTAAGGTTAGTACCGCAGGGCACAAGGTGGACAAGGGCACAGAGCGTAGGACAGCACAGCAGCCagacaagacaaaaaacaagaag AGACCTTCACCGGGACATAGTCACTCATCCTTTAAG GAAGTGCATCAGAAAAACTCAAGTCGAGGCAACACGGGCGGCCGAAATTACAGAATGTAG
- the pmch gene encoding pro-MCH: MISVSSVVFTLVLFSELNSPLVTVASPTTKVEDGVIEPDGLSSFLGDEPMIEQAMVPPVYRGSLMLDNSIRDGEGNPKIFIISDMRQKGHGIRGLNSGLTRSLPLLADHKLSHTPAGYSFKMDRRDTDFNMLRCMIGRVYRPCWESSSGT, encoded by the exons ATGATCTCAGTCTCCTCTGTCGTTTTTACTCTGGTGCTGTTTTCTGAGCTGAACAGCCCCTTGGTGACTGTAGCTTCACCTACGACTAAAGTAGAAGATGGTGTAATAGAGCCAGACGGCCTGAGTTCCTTTCTGGGTGACGAACCCATGATCGAGCAGGCCATGGTCCCGCCTGTGTACAGAGGAAGCCTCATGCTGGACAACAGCATCAGGGATGGAGAGGGGAACCCTAAGATCTTCATCATCTCG GACATGAGGCAGAAGGGACACGGGATTCGGGGGCTGAACTCGGGCCTCACCCGGAGCCTTCCTCTCCTCGCGGACCACAAGCTGAGCCACACTCCGGCCGGGTACAGTTTCAAAATGGATCGAAGAGACACCGACTTCAACA TGCTGCGGTGCATGATAGGACGAGTGTACCGACCCTGCTGGGAATCTTCCAGCGGCACCTGA